One genomic segment of Mytilus galloprovincialis chromosome 5, xbMytGall1.hap1.1, whole genome shotgun sequence includes these proteins:
- the LOC143075474 gene encoding beta-1,3-galactosyltransferase 1-like encodes MDQDIPHSHKQSCWTNFRKLFIVLLLSCCFFLFFWNINIPYTVSMTGGDIFVNNVSMNNITGLVYLKKIYNTLVLTTPSPHINPHDFGYIILEKDICQTNNKSVFLAVIACVAPSNFRQRMTIRETWGSVAKTNREIALVFMLGKTSNSSIQQEILNESNFYHDIIQEDFVDSYRNLSYKSVAMLKWSYTHCPSAKYVLKADDDMFVNLEYLLNVLKHKRLKDTVIGMQITGARPIQEKSSKWYTPKELFNGTVYPPYCSGTTYVISGDSVEKLYNASLDTPYFWLEDIFITGICRTKANVKISNDYGFTYDKPTASGCVFRSRITGHRYNENEIRKIWKELKDSSISCTPSHVNTKAVLTKS; translated from the coding sequence ATGGACCAAGACATACCACATTCCCATAAGCAGAGTTGCTGGACGAACTTCCGGAAGTTATTTATAGTTCTACTTTTGTcgtgttgtttctttttatttttctggAATATAAACATCCCGTACACAGTTAGTATGACTGGTGGCGATATATTCGTAAATAATGTATCTATGAACAATATTACCGGATTAGTTTacttaaaaaagatatataacaCACTCGTACTAACTACACCGTCGCCACACATAAATCCTCATGACTTTGGATATATCATTTTAGAAAAAGACATATGTCAAACAAACAATAAGTCTGTGTTTCTAGCCGTAATAGCTTGTGTTGCTCCGTCAAATTTTAGACAACGAATGACAATTCGGGAAACTTGGGGATCTGTTGCAAAGACGAACAGAGAAATAGCATTAGTATTTATGCTTGGAAAGACATCAAATTCAAGTATCCAACAGGAAATACTAAATGAAAGCAATTTTTATCATGACATTATTCAAGAGGATTTTGTAGATTCTTATAGAAATTTGTCATATAAATCCGTCGCCATGTTGAAATGGTCATATACACATTGCCCGTCTGCTAAATATGTGCTAAAAGCTGATGACGATATGTTTGttaatttagaatatttattAAACGTTTTAAAACACAAACGTTTAAAAGATACTGTGATAGGGATGCAAATAACAGGCGCAAGACCAATTCAGGAGAAGAGTTCAAAATGGTACACACCGAAAGAATTATTCAACGGAACTGTGTATCCGCCATATTGTAGTGGAACTACATATGTGATATCAGGTGATTCAGTTGAAAAGTTGTACAATGCGAGTTTAGATACGCCTTATTTTTGGTTAGAGGATATTTTTATCACTGGAATATGTAGAACAAAGGCAAATGTTAAAATAAGTAACGACTATGGTTTTACTTATGATAAACCAACAGCTTCGGGGTGCGTTTTTAGAAGTCGAATAACTGGACATCGATATAACGagaatgaaataagaaaaatatggAAAGAATTAAAGGATAGTTCAATATCATGTACTCCTAGTCATGTCAATACTAAAGCTGTATTGACAAAGAGTTAA